One genomic region from Acidobacteriota bacterium encodes:
- a CDS encoding ammonia-forming cytochrome c nitrite reductase subunit c552 yields the protein MAPGWTGWWKESGGRWALFTAVAVAAAVASAVVTALLVNIFERKQEAKDPYLKLVQVSEETTDPETWGMNWPRQFDAYKRTADATRTKFGGSEAMPAQKLERDPWLKRMYDGYAFSIDYRDRRGHAYMLFDQEHTERVTKKAQPGACLHCHASIIPLYRHVGNGDVMKGFEEVCAMPYQQAHDFKDESGKALVRHPVSCVDCHDPKSMELRVTRPGFLNGIRALKASQGIADYDPNRDATRQEMRSYVCGQCHVEYYFKGERKTLTYPWHKGLRVEEIEAYYDEAGYKDWTHAETGAPALKAQHPEFEMWNQGIHSRSGVACADCHMPYVRQGALKISDHWVRSPLVNDESISRACQPCHRYPEAEIRARVDLIQERNHALLQRAASALMDQLDAVRAAQAGGATPADLAPVLDLQRKAQWRIDFVSSENSMGFHAPQEAARILGEAIDYARQGQAKAAELAASRP from the coding sequence ATGGCGCCGGGTTGGACGGGTTGGTGGAAGGAGTCCGGGGGGAGATGGGCCCTCTTCACGGCGGTCGCCGTGGCGGCAGCCGTCGCGAGCGCGGTCGTCACGGCCCTTCTCGTGAACATATTCGAGAGGAAGCAGGAGGCGAAGGACCCGTATCTCAAACTCGTCCAGGTCTCGGAGGAAACGACCGATCCGGAGACCTGGGGGATGAACTGGCCCCGGCAGTTCGATGCCTACAAACGGACGGCGGACGCCACGCGGACGAAGTTCGGCGGGAGCGAGGCCATGCCGGCCCAAAAGCTGGAGCGCGACCCCTGGCTCAAGCGCATGTACGACGGATACGCCTTCTCCATCGACTACCGCGATCGGAGAGGGCACGCCTACATGCTTTTCGACCAGGAACACACCGAGAGGGTGACCAAAAAGGCCCAGCCCGGAGCATGCCTCCACTGCCATGCCTCCATCATCCCCCTCTACCGCCACGTGGGGAACGGGGACGTCATGAAGGGCTTCGAAGAGGTCTGCGCCATGCCCTACCAGCAAGCACACGATTTCAAGGACGAATCGGGGAAGGCCCTGGTTCGCCACCCCGTGTCGTGCGTGGACTGTCACGACCCCAAGAGCATGGAACTGCGCGTCACGCGCCCGGGGTTCCTGAACGGGATCCGGGCCCTGAAGGCCTCCCAGGGCATCGCGGACTACGACCCCAACCGGGATGCCACACGACAGGAAATGCGCTCGTACGTCTGCGGGCAGTGCCATGTGGAGTACTACTTCAAGGGCGAGAGGAAGACCCTCACCTACCCCTGGCACAAGGGCCTCCGGGTCGAGGAGATCGAGGCCTACTACGACGAGGCCGGATACAAGGACTGGACCCACGCGGAGACGGGAGCCCCGGCCCTCAAGGCCCAGCACCCGGAGTTCGAAATGTGGAATCAGGGAATCCACTCCCGCTCCGGCGTCGCCTGCGCGGACTGCCACATGCCCTACGTCCGTCAGGGGGCCCTCAAGATCTCGGACCATTGGGTGCGCAGCCCCCTCGTCAACGACGAGTCCATATCGCGGGCCTGCCAACCCTGTCACCGCTACCCGGAGGCGGAAATCCGAGCCCGGGTGGACCTGATCCAGGAAAGGAACCACGCGCTTCTCCAGCGGGCCGCGTCGGCTTTGATGGACCAATTGGACGCCGTCCGCGCCGCCCAGGCCGGGGGCGCCACCCCCGCCGACCTCGCCCCGGTCCTCGATCTACAGCGAAAGGCCCAGTGGCGCATCGACTTTGTGTCCTCCGAGAATTCCATGGGGTTCCACGCGCCTCAGGAGGCCGCCAGGATCCTCGGGGAGGCCATCGATTACGCGCGGCAAGGCCAGGCCAAGGCCGCCGAGCTGGCCGCGTCGAGACCGTGA
- the nrfH gene encoding cytochrome c nitrite reductase small subunit, whose amino-acid sequence MTRGIPNLPSPLWVAALLVGVAAGVGFFTFGYAEGLSYFSQDPAACRNCHIMNDSFDSWQKSGHHGAAACVDCHLPHGFVEKYLAKAENGYHHSRGFTLQDFHEPIRIKEKNAGILQENCVRCHGELVHDLVASASARAGGVRCVHCHADVGHGPVR is encoded by the coding sequence ATGACCCGCGGCATTCCGAACCTGCCGTCCCCACTCTGGGTCGCGGCCCTGCTCGTGGGCGTCGCGGCGGGCGTCGGATTCTTCACCTTCGGCTACGCCGAGGGCCTCTCCTACTTCAGCCAGGACCCGGCCGCCTGCCGGAACTGCCACATCATGAACGACTCCTTCGATTCCTGGCAGAAATCGGGACACCACGGGGCGGCGGCCTGCGTGGATTGCCACCTGCCCCACGGCTTTGTGGAAAAATACCTCGCCAAGGCGGAGAACGGGTATCACCATTCCCGCGGATTCACCCTCCAGGACTTCCACGAGCCCATCCGCATCAAGGAGAAGAACGCCGGGATCCTTCAAGAGAACTGCGTGCGGTGCCACGGCGAACTCGTTCACGATCTCGTGGCGAGCGCTTCCGCCCGGGCGGGGGGCGTGCGGTGTGTCCACTGCCACGCCGACGTGGGCCACGGTCCGGTACGCTGA
- a CDS encoding alginate export family protein: MGWVRRGWVGAIWLWVALTAKAQGLPLWEGGEGSLSLLLEERARWEIREDADFQKEAEDRNAFVGNRFRAGLDLRFGTSLRIFAEGQDSRHWGADAVPAKIAGRHSDLRQAYVEVRGLGGVKGLSTRLGRQELSYGEERLVGAFGWSNVGRSFDAAKVRFESSGVFLDAFLARARRRPLLGDTPDQTLSGLYAGFLQDRKDLKAEAYLLLKRDGGRTPGELGGEFRSRIPTYGGRLLWAPGAGLELALESAWQTGERGPDRHRADAQSLRVTWTLPSDAGVALGAEWNRASGDEDPLDGRSGSFDNLFPTNHNKYGLMDYHNWSNLREVKIFGSVLIREKVRLEVEVHDFRLDSPTASWTSAGGALMGRDPSGGSGGRVGREVDLAVSGGFKTRPSVKWLAGVSQYDPGEFAKAVRGPDPSRLAYVQVALAY; encoded by the coding sequence ATGGGATGGGTACGGAGGGGATGGGTCGGAGCCATCTGGTTGTGGGTCGCGCTCACGGCAAAGGCCCAGGGCCTTCCACTCTGGGAAGGCGGAGAGGGGTCCCTCTCCCTCCTCCTGGAGGAAAGGGCCCGTTGGGAGATCCGAGAGGACGCGGACTTCCAGAAGGAAGCGGAGGACCGCAACGCCTTTGTGGGAAACCGCTTTCGGGCCGGCCTGGACCTTCGGTTCGGCACGTCCTTGAGGATTTTTGCGGAGGGACAGGACAGCCGTCACTGGGGCGCCGACGCCGTCCCTGCCAAGATCGCCGGCCGGCACTCCGATCTCCGTCAGGCTTATGTGGAGGTTCGGGGTCTCGGAGGCGTGAAAGGCCTGTCCACCAGGTTGGGCCGCCAGGAACTCTCCTACGGCGAGGAACGTCTCGTGGGAGCCTTCGGATGGTCGAACGTCGGGCGCTCCTTCGACGCCGCCAAGGTCCGTTTCGAATCGAGCGGCGTCTTTCTGGATGCGTTTCTCGCACGGGCCAGGCGAAGGCCTCTTCTCGGGGACACGCCGGACCAGACGCTCTCCGGTCTCTACGCCGGGTTCCTCCAGGACCGCAAGGACCTGAAGGCGGAGGCCTACTTGCTTCTCAAGCGGGACGGGGGACGCACGCCCGGCGAGCTCGGGGGGGAGTTCAGGAGCCGCATCCCGACCTACGGGGGCCGGCTTCTCTGGGCGCCTGGGGCGGGCCTGGAGCTCGCACTCGAATCCGCGTGGCAGACGGGAGAGCGGGGCCCCGACCGGCACCGGGCGGATGCCCAGTCGCTCCGGGTGACCTGGACCCTTCCCTCGGACGCCGGCGTCGCCCTGGGGGCCGAATGGAACCGCGCCTCCGGCGACGAGGACCCCTTGGACGGCCGATCCGGCTCCTTCGACAACCTCTTCCCCACCAATCACAACAAGTACGGCCTCATGGACTACCACAACTGGAGCAACCTTCGCGAGGTCAAGATCTTCGGTTCGGTCCTGATCCGGGAGAAGGTGCGCCTTGAGGTGGAGGTCCACGACTTCCGCCTCGACTCCCCCACCGCCTCCTGGACCTCCGCGGGAGGGGCCCTGATGGGACGCGATCCTTCGGGCGGTTCCGGCGGCCGCGTGGGTCGAGAGGTGGACCTCGCGGTTTCGGGAGGCTTCAAGACGCGGCCCTCGGTGAAATGGCTCGCCGGCGTCTCCCAGTACGATCCCGGCGAGTTCGCGAAGGCCGTCCGGGGGCCCGATCCCAGCCGTCTGGCGTACGTGCAGGTGGCTCTCGCATACTAG
- a CDS encoding cupin domain-containing protein, with amino-acid sequence MTESLTPIAQDLTRQIQFAERGIVSKTLYDSPALKLVLFCFEEGQTLSEHTAPFEAVIHVVEGKATVRLGDEDHEAAPGSVYVMPKGLVHAVQAAGRFVFLLTLVKERPLATLRS; translated from the coding sequence ATGACCGAATCCCTGACCCCCATCGCCCAGGACCTGACCCGGCAGATTCAGTTCGCCGAGCGAGGGATCGTCAGCAAGACCCTCTACGACTCGCCGGCCCTCAAACTGGTGCTCTTTTGTTTTGAGGAGGGACAGACCCTCTCGGAACACACGGCCCCCTTCGAAGCGGTGATCCACGTGGTCGAGGGGAAGGCCACCGTGCGGCTCGGTGACGAAGACCACGAAGCGGCCCCCGGCTCGGTCTACGTGATGCCCAAGGGGCTCGTTCACGCCGTCCAGGCGGCCGGACGGTTCGTCTTTCTTTTGACCTTGGTCAAGGAAAGGCCGCTGGCGACCCTGCGATCCTAG